A region of Geobacillus sp. 46C-IIa DNA encodes the following proteins:
- the der gene encoding ribosome biogenesis GTPase Der → MANPVVAIVGRPNVGKSTIFNRIVGERISIVEDVPGVTRDRIYSSAEWLNHSFYLIDTGGIDIGDEPLLVQIRQQAEIAIDEADVIIFMTNGRDGVTAADEEVAKLLRRSNKPVVLAVNKIDNPEMRELIYDFYTLGFGDPYPISGAHGTGLGDLLDAVVRHFPKDGGQEYEEDVIKFCLIGRPNVGKSSLVNAILGEERVIVSDIAGTTRDAVDTSFVREGQKYVIIDTAGMRKRGKIYESTEKYSVLRALRAIERSDVVLVVLNAEEGIIEQDKKIAGYAHEAGRGVILIVNKWDAIEKDDKTMVEFERKIRDHFPFLDYAPILFVSAKTKQRLHKLLPLVQLVSDNHAMRVQTNVLNEVIMDAVAMNPTPTHNGRRLKIYYMTQVAVKPPTFVAFVNDPELMHFSYERFLENRIRDAFGFEGTPIKIIARPRK, encoded by the coding sequence ATGGCAAATCCAGTCGTGGCCATTGTCGGTCGTCCGAACGTGGGGAAATCAACCATTTTCAACCGCATCGTCGGGGAGCGCATTTCCATTGTCGAAGATGTGCCCGGGGTGACGCGCGACCGCATTTACAGCAGCGCCGAATGGCTGAACCATTCATTTTACTTGATTGACACCGGGGGCATTGACATCGGCGATGAGCCGCTGCTTGTGCAAATTCGCCAGCAGGCGGAAATCGCCATCGATGAGGCGGATGTCATCATCTTTATGACGAACGGCCGCGACGGCGTGACGGCCGCTGATGAAGAAGTGGCGAAACTGCTGCGCCGGTCGAATAAGCCAGTCGTGCTCGCCGTGAACAAAATCGACAATCCGGAGATGCGCGAGCTGATTTACGATTTTTACACGCTTGGTTTCGGCGATCCGTACCCGATTTCCGGAGCGCACGGGACAGGACTTGGCGATTTGCTTGACGCCGTCGTCCGCCATTTTCCGAAAGACGGCGGGCAAGAATACGAGGAAGATGTCATTAAGTTTTGCCTCATCGGCCGGCCGAACGTCGGCAAATCGTCGCTTGTCAACGCCATTTTAGGGGAAGAACGGGTGATTGTCAGCGATATCGCCGGCACGACGAGAGACGCTGTAGACACTTCGTTTGTCCGCGAAGGCCAGAAATATGTTATTATTGATACGGCAGGAATGCGCAAACGGGGAAAAATTTACGAAAGCACGGAAAAATACAGCGTGTTGCGCGCGCTAAGAGCCATTGAGCGCTCCGATGTCGTGCTTGTCGTTTTAAACGCGGAGGAAGGGATTATCGAACAGGATAAAAAAATCGCCGGGTATGCGCATGAGGCGGGGCGCGGCGTCATTCTCATCGTCAATAAATGGGATGCCATCGAAAAAGACGATAAAACGATGGTGGAATTTGAGCGGAAGATTCGCGATCATTTCCCGTTTTTAGACTATGCGCCGATTTTATTTGTGTCGGCGAAGACGAAGCAGCGGCTTCATAAGCTGTTGCCGCTTGTGCAACTCGTCAGCGACAACCACGCGATGCGCGTTCAGACGAATGTGCTCAATGAAGTCATTATGGACGCGGTGGCGATGAACCCGACGCCGACGCATAACGGGCGGCGCTTGAAAATTTATTACATGACGCAAGTAGCCGTCAAACCGCCGACGTTCGTCGCCTTTGTCAACGATCCAGAGCTCATGCACTTTTCGTACGAACGGTTTTTGGAAAACCGCATTCGCGACGCGTTCGGCTTCGAGGGCACGCCGATCAAAATCATCGCCCGCCCGCGGAAATAA